A genomic segment from Pseudopipra pipra isolate bDixPip1 chromosome 14, bDixPip1.hap1, whole genome shotgun sequence encodes:
- the THAP11 gene encoding THAP domain-containing protein 11, which yields MPGFTCCVPGCYNNSHRDKALHFYTFPKDEELRRLWLKNVSRAGVSGCFSTFQPTTGHRVCSEHFQGGRKSYLVRVPTIFPLRGVNERKAQRARRPRPAAAAAAAPPGPAAAAEAPAGGAAEDVKPIDLTVQVELGAADTVGPIPARLPVPVPVVAAAAAAGEESQAEGGPPDHSYSLSSGTTSEELLRKLNEQRDIIALLEVKMKEMKGSIRRLRLAEAQLREEIREKDRLLHAASAGTRKRHGL from the coding sequence ATGCCGGGCTTCACCTGCTGCGTGCCGGGCTGCTACAACAACTCGCACCGCGACAAGGCGCTGCACTTCTACACCTTCCCCAAGGACGAGGAGCTGCGGCGCCTCTGGCTCAAGAACGTCTCCCGGGCGGGCGTCAGCGGCTGCTTCAGCACCTTCCAGCCCACCACGGGCCACCGCGTCTGCAGCGAGCACTTCCAGGGCGGCCGCAAGTCCTACCTGGTGCGGGTGCCCACCATCTTCCCGCTGCGCGGCGTCAACGAGCGCAAGGCTCAGCGGGCCcggcgcccccgccccgccgccgccgccgccgccgccccgccgggccccgccgccgccgccgaggcCCCTGCAGGGGGCGCGGCCGAGGACGTGAAGCCCATCGACCTGACGGTGCAGGTGGAGCTCGGGGCCGCCGACACCGTCGGGCCCATCCCCGCGCGgctgccggtgccggtgccggtggtggcggcggcggcggcggcgggggaggAGAGCCAGGCGGAGGGCGGCCCCCCCGACCACTCGTACTCGCTGTCGTCGGGCACCACGtcggaggagctgctgaggaagCTGAACGAGCAGCGCGACATCATCGCGCTGCTGGAGGTGAAGATGAAGGAGATGAAGGGCAGCATCCGCCGCCTGCGCCTGGCCGAGGCCCAGCTCCGCGAGGAGATCCGCGAGAAGGACCGGCTGCTCCACGCCGCCAGCGCCGGCACCCGCAAGCGCCACGGCCTCTGA
- the ARL2BP gene encoding ADP-ribosylation factor-like protein 2-binding protein: METADGENLGVATSTPSNEEFDIVVGYLEDIIMDDDFQLIQRSFLEKHYQEFDDSEENKLIYTDIFNEYISLVEKYIEEKLLDRIRGFDMVAFTVSLQQRKDEMPGDIFDLLLTFTDFLAFKEMFLEYRAEKEGRSLDLSSALVVTSLNH, translated from the exons ctCCACCCCCTCTAATGAGGAGTTTGATATAGTTGTTGGCTATCTGGAAGATATCATCATGG ATGACGATTTCCAGTTAATACAGAGGTCTTTTCTGGAGAAGCACTACCAGGAGTTTGATGACTCAGAAGAAAATAAGCTCATCTATactgacatttttaatgaatat atctctTTAGTAGAGAAATACATTGAAGAGAAGTTGCTCGATCGCATTCGTGGGTTTGACATGGTCGCCTTCACAGTGTCCTTGca acaACGCAAAGATGAAATGCCAGGTGATATATTTGATCTGCTTCTCACATTTACGGACTTCCTGGCTTTCAAAGAGATGTTCTTGGAATACAGAGCT gAAAAAGAAGGTCGAAGTCTGGACTTAAGCAGTGCATTAGTGGTGACTTCATTAAACCATTAA
- the PLLP gene encoding plasmolipin produces MAGLPGAARARSGSPGTAPALDGTFLCSPLGGLMGTQAVLGLLVWSLIAATTYHLHAAYGWVMFVALFCWILTLLFFMTYLLQLQLKFYVIPWPLVLMIYNAVATVLYITAFVTCAAAVQPTSWRQWDYNRRAAASFFAGVTMIIYGVSTFFSFRAWKGLGSNAATSQVTDHA; encoded by the exons ATGGCGGGGCTGCCCGGTGCCGCGCGCGCCCGGAGCGGCTCCCCGGGCACCGCCCCGGCCCTGGACGGCACCTTCCTGTGCTCGCCCCTCGGGGGGCTGATGGGCACCCAGGCC GTGCTCGGCTTACTGGTGTGGTCTCTCATCGCTGCCACAACGTACCACCTCCATGCGGCCTACGGCTGGGTGATGTTTGTGGCCCTCTTCTGCTGGATACTAACACTCCTTTTCTTCATGACTTACCTCCTGCAGCTTCAGCTGAAGTTTTACGTGATCCCCTGGCCCCTCGTG CTGATGATCTACAACGCCGTGGCCACCGTCCTGTACATCACCGCCTTCGTCACGTGCGCGGCCGCCGTCCAGCCGACGTCCTGGCGGCAGTGGGATTACAACCGGAGAGCCGCGGCCTCC TTCTTTGCAGGTGTCACCATGATCATCTACGGGGTGAGCACCTTCTTCAGCTTCCGCGCCTGGAAGGGGCTCGGCAGCAACGCGGCCACCAGCCAAGTGACTGACCACGCGTAA